Proteins encoded in a region of the Hyphomicrobiales bacterium genome:
- a CDS encoding VCBS repeat-containing protein, translating to MKKNILRVLLLLGVALPLMVVGMSYMKAYTNPYGKEDLTGKVDVPVFQEVDFPVSHKFTKEFSLPFIGSSIIDVDGDNIPEVFIAGGHNQADSLLKFEGSGFVDTTSELGKGLTKPDNDTTYGASVIDVDNDGRSDIFIARASGVWLYLNKPGGFEGKNLNIKFNERSVPLSVALTDLNHDGFVDMYVATYLKPELVEGLNIFNKEGYGSNSIMLMNNGDNTFKDITVEAGLEYLHNTFLGVFSDVDKDGDQDLIVAHDTGKVLTWRNEGNLKFTSAKNPTSDQFGYPMGIAVGDYNNDSNIDFFFSNVSSTPPGFIVKGDLRDDQKFHKPLLLFKNNGGFNFTDAAEETNTANYEFSWGTVFDDLNNDGREDLLISQNFISLPLQKLFRLPGRVLLQKDDGTFATAEADMGLVNRTWEITSLIADFNNDGYRDIVKINLNDKQRAFISGGGNANFVKVRLPDTVKSLSAVVQLERGDGVVLTQQFTTGEGLLGDQSHDFIFGMGDVKQVKSLTVSYANGEKVSLPAPEVNTTVIVE from the coding sequence ATGAAAAAGAATATTTTGAGAGTCCTCCTATTACTGGGGGTCGCCCTTCCTTTGATGGTTGTTGGTATGTCTTATATGAAGGCCTATACCAACCCTTATGGGAAAGAGGATCTAACAGGCAAGGTAGATGTCCCTGTTTTTCAAGAAGTTGATTTTCCTGTTTCACACAAGTTCACCAAAGAGTTTTCACTTCCCTTCATTGGGTCGTCTATCATCGATGTCGATGGTGACAATATTCCAGAAGTGTTCATTGCTGGTGGCCACAATCAGGCTGATAGCCTCCTAAAATTTGAGGGATCTGGGTTTGTTGATACGACAAGTGAACTCGGCAAAGGCCTCACAAAACCAGATAATGACACGACCTATGGCGCATCTGTAATTGATGTAGACAATGATGGTCGCTCAGACATCTTTATCGCACGAGCGAGCGGTGTATGGCTCTATTTGAACAAGCCAGGTGGCTTCGAAGGCAAGAACCTAAACATCAAGTTCAACGAGCGCTCAGTACCACTTTCTGTTGCACTGACCGATCTAAACCATGATGGCTTCGTCGACATGTATGTTGCGACCTATCTAAAGCCTGAATTGGTTGAAGGTTTGAATATCTTCAACAAAGAAGGCTACGGCTCAAACAGCATCATGCTTATGAACAATGGCGACAACACGTTTAAAGATATTACCGTTGAAGCGGGTCTTGAATATTTGCACAACACTTTCCTTGGCGTGTTTTCTGATGTTGACAAGGATGGCGACCAAGATCTCATCGTTGCACACGATACCGGAAAAGTTTTGACATGGCGCAATGAAGGCAATTTGAAGTTCACGTCTGCAAAAAACCCAACTAGCGACCAGTTTGGTTACCCAATGGGTATTGCTGTTGGCGATTATAACAACGATTCAAATATCGACTTTTTCTTCTCGAATGTTTCTTCAACACCTCCAGGCTTCATCGTTAAAGGTGATCTGCGGGATGATCAAAAATTCCATAAACCGCTTTTGCTTTTCAAGAATAACGGTGGATTCAATTTTACCGACGCTGCTGAGGAAACAAACACAGCCAATTATGAATTTTCATGGGGAACAGTTTTTGACGACCTAAACAATGATGGCCGCGAAGATCTGTTGATTTCTCAAAACTTCATTTCGCTTCCACTGCAAAAGCTTTTCCGTTTGCCTGGCCGTGTATTGCTGCAAAAAGATGACGGTACATTTGCCACGGCAGAAGCTGATATGGGTCTTGTAAACCGTACGTGGGAGATTACTTCGCTTATCGCTGACTTCAACAATGACGGCTATCGCGATATCGTTAAAATCAACCTCAACGACAAACAACGCGCATTCATCAGCGGTGGCGGAAACGCAAACTTTGTGAAAGTGCGATTGCCAGATACGGTGAAATCACTCAGCGCAGTTGTGCAACTTGAACGCGGTGACGGTGTTGTCCTCACTCAACAATTCACAACAGGGGAAGGCCTGCTTGGCGATCAATCTCATGACTTTATTTTTGGCATGGGCGACGTAAAACAAGTGAAAAGCCTAACTGTTAGCTATGCCAATGGTGAGAAGGTTTCTCTTCCTGCACCAGAGGTGAACACCACTGTGATAGTTGAGTAA
- a CDS encoding efflux RND transporter permease subunit, whose protein sequence is MSIERTLHKTGIASLFVGRPIFGIVLNLLVIIAGLAALSSVDVREMPDVDSPVLSVRTTYDGAVPATVDSEVTQVLEDALSGLEGLSFMESTSTSGSSSITIDLSGDTDVNVAANEAREIVSATTGALPDDIDDPVVSKSDSNSDAIIRLALLGEASLDTLTQIAEGIVYERLSTIDGIAEVTVRGDRSNEFRVTLNIPSLQSRGLTVFDVSEALAALRDDTTLGSIESDSRTLALSVANLTVDEDVIEAIQINDTTQIADVGLVQFLPEEATVFTRVNGQSAVGIDISRQSVGNTLEISRNVTLAVEELQDQLPDDVDLIIASDDGIFVEGSIDEVVNSILLATMIVIAVIFLFLRSPRATIIPALTIPVALIGTIAAIWLTGFSINTISLLALVLATGMVVDDAIVVVENIVRKRAEGMGAFAAAAAGTNEVFFAVISTTATLAAVFIPISFLPGKAGGVFSEFGYVLAYAVTLSSITALTLAPVLAALLDPGKSSVKVDKPEAKPGILSRGFDAVMDWSIRSPLLILAIAGAFVIYAIGVALTLPSAVTPTEDRGSFIIQASGTSDTAIDYLDSQVLKIEKILEPYRDSGQVRAVQSIVGVSGGSVSVIIVRLPDWSERDIDQASLMLEISRKVAVVPGVQVRTRSPNSLSIRGGGSGLSLAVTGNSLESLTDAASTLVAAMSEDNTFVNPQLSSAPVNAELQVTVDQAAARDMGLSPTDVSEIISAYVQGDIAVSVFENDTEIDVNVVPGGPPIDDPSDISSISLRLDNGSFVPLSSIATMETIVTDTRVARLGGALSVALQANLGDGVTMSTAVEKARVLGDKVLPDGIGIIFTGDAAALDDSTQAILIVFGTALLIVLLVLAAQFESFSSAIVIMMTVPFGLAAALLAISLSGGSLNYYSQIGLVMLIGVMAKNGILIVEFANQMREAGDDIDTAIRKAMRLRIRPVMMTMVSTVLGGLPLVLTSGAGAEARQEVGWVIVGGLGFATIFTLFLTPIFYRWVTAWGATPGASSKRLDEELAAIS, encoded by the coding sequence ATGAGCATTGAACGAACTTTACACAAGACTGGAATTGCCAGTCTATTCGTGGGACGTCCGATCTTTGGGATCGTGTTAAACCTGCTGGTCATTATCGCGGGTCTTGCTGCGCTAAGCAGTGTTGATGTGCGAGAAATGCCAGATGTTGATAGCCCTGTTCTATCCGTTCGCACGACTTATGATGGCGCTGTACCTGCAACGGTAGACAGCGAAGTTACCCAAGTTCTTGAAGATGCGCTGAGCGGCCTTGAGGGGTTGTCCTTTATGGAGTCGACTTCCACAAGCGGAAGCAGCAGCATCACGATTGATCTGTCCGGTGACACGGATGTCAACGTGGCTGCAAATGAAGCTCGCGAGATTGTGTCGGCCACGACGGGCGCTCTGCCGGATGACATTGACGACCCTGTCGTTTCTAAAAGCGATAGCAATTCGGACGCGATTATCCGGCTTGCCCTGCTTGGTGAAGCAAGCTTGGACACATTGACGCAGATTGCTGAAGGCATAGTCTATGAGCGTCTATCAACGATTGATGGTATCGCAGAAGTCACAGTACGTGGCGACCGGTCCAATGAGTTCCGCGTTACCTTGAATATCCCCTCTTTGCAAAGTCGGGGCCTGACTGTGTTTGACGTGAGTGAAGCACTTGCGGCGCTGCGTGATGATACGACCCTTGGATCGATAGAAAGTGACAGCCGAACACTTGCGTTAAGCGTCGCTAACTTGACGGTTGACGAGGACGTTATTGAAGCCATCCAGATCAACGATACCACGCAGATCGCAGATGTCGGTTTGGTTCAATTTCTACCAGAAGAAGCAACCGTGTTCACTCGCGTTAACGGCCAGTCTGCCGTGGGCATCGATATATCTCGCCAGTCCGTGGGAAATACGTTGGAAATTTCGCGCAACGTGACCCTCGCCGTTGAAGAACTCCAAGACCAACTGCCTGATGATGTGGATTTAATCATCGCCTCTGATGATGGTATATTTGTTGAAGGATCAATCGACGAAGTTGTGAACTCGATCTTGCTGGCCACAATGATTGTAATTGCCGTTATTTTTCTGTTCCTGCGCTCACCCCGCGCTACGATTATCCCAGCCCTCACAATTCCCGTTGCTTTAATTGGGACAATTGCCGCGATCTGGCTGACCGGCTTTTCGATCAACACGATAAGTCTATTAGCGCTGGTTCTCGCAACTGGCATGGTGGTCGACGACGCCATCGTCGTCGTTGAAAACATCGTACGAAAAAGAGCTGAAGGCATGGGCGCTTTTGCGGCGGCGGCGGCAGGCACAAACGAAGTATTTTTTGCCGTCATCTCAACAACTGCGACCCTTGCAGCTGTGTTTATCCCTATCTCGTTTCTCCCCGGCAAAGCGGGCGGCGTTTTCTCAGAGTTTGGTTATGTTCTCGCCTATGCCGTGACGTTGTCATCGATAACCGCCCTAACCCTTGCCCCCGTATTGGCGGCCTTGTTAGACCCTGGAAAATCAAGCGTTAAGGTAGATAAGCCAGAAGCAAAGCCGGGAATACTTTCACGCGGGTTTGACGCTGTCATGGATTGGTCCATCCGCTCACCCCTTTTGATTTTGGCGATTGCTGGGGCATTTGTGATTTATGCAATTGGCGTGGCTTTAACTCTGCCGTCTGCCGTAACGCCCACAGAAGATCGCGGCTCGTTTATCATTCAAGCCAGCGGCACTTCGGACACCGCAATTGATTATCTAGACAGCCAAGTTTTGAAGATTGAGAAAATTCTTGAGCCTTACCGAGACAGCGGTCAAGTTCGCGCAGTTCAAAGCATCGTCGGTGTGAGCGGCGGGTCCGTTTCAGTGATCATTGTTCGGCTCCCTGACTGGTCCGAACGCGACATTGATCAGGCCAGCTTAATGCTAGAAATTAGCCGTAAGGTTGCGGTCGTACCTGGCGTACAAGTGCGAACACGCTCTCCTAACAGTCTTAGCATTCGTGGTGGTGGTAGCGGCCTTAGTCTGGCTGTAACAGGTAACAGTCTTGAAAGCCTGACTGACGCGGCATCGACCCTTGTCGCTGCCATGTCTGAGGATAATACCTTCGTCAATCCGCAGCTATCTTCCGCACCCGTGAATGCAGAATTGCAAGTCACAGTCGATCAAGCTGCCGCTCGTGATATGGGTTTAAGCCCAACAGATGTAAGTGAGATTATTAGCGCATACGTGCAAGGCGATATCGCGGTCAGTGTGTTTGAGAATGATACCGAGATTGATGTCAACGTAGTGCCCGGTGGCCCACCAATTGATGACCCATCAGATATTTCTTCAATTTCTCTGCGGTTGGACAATGGTTCCTTTGTGCCACTGTCTTCCATTGCAACAATGGAAACGATTGTAACAGACACCCGCGTTGCCCGTCTTGGTGGCGCGCTATCTGTAGCATTGCAGGCCAATCTAGGAGACGGCGTGACCATGTCGACCGCGGTGGAAAAAGCACGCGTACTTGGCGACAAGGTCTTGCCAGACGGCATCGGCATCATCTTCACCGGCGATGCGGCTGCATTGGATGACAGCACGCAAGCCATATTGATAGTCTTTGGCACTGCGCTCTTGATCGTATTGCTCGTACTTGCGGCTCAGTTCGAGAGCTTTTCCAGTGCCATCGTTATTATGATGACAGTCCCTTTTGGATTGGCAGCCGCCTTGCTCGCTATATCGCTCAGTGGCGGATCGCTAAATTATTACAGCCAGATTGGTTTGGTCATGCTGATCGGTGTTATGGCCAAGAATGGTATTTTGATCGTGGAATTTGCCAACCAAATGCGCGAAGCAGGCGATGATATAGATACAGCTATACGCAAAGCCATGCGCTTGCGCATCCGGCCAGTTATGATGACAATGGTTTCAACTGTTTTGGGGGGCTTACCCCTAGTCTTAACTTCTGGAGCTGGAGCCGAAGCGCGGCAGGAAGTTGGCTGGGTCATTGTTGGAGGCTTGGGCTTTGCGACAATTTTCACTCTGTTTTTGACGCCAATCTTTTATCGCTGGGTGACAGCGTGGGGCGCGACACCAGGGGCTTCATCAAAACGCCTTGATGAAGAACTCGCAGCTATATCATAA
- a CDS encoding efflux RND transporter periplasmic adaptor subunit — protein MGKIITTLASIVILGAAYILTFGAPMSIQNLLGLDVSEEQDTASKETGQRTRGAAKTTVVMESLEAKPYTLVLRTIGTAKSARSVDIVSSKTGEVSKVMLAPNSKVQAGDLLVQLDDRTELLALNLAKAENDQAQEAFARFQKLKNSGNLVTTTAVEESETAARLAKANLDTAETELEGRKILATIDGTLGLSDIQPGDYLTPGVAIVTIDDSSEIIAEFEVPERSIALLSIGKTVLVGTPTYAGRVFKGEVIAFDTKLDSTSRSATVRAQIDNSDGALIAGMTFAVRMIERTDPLPVVPATAITWGRGGASIWVSDEGEASKHGVAIRYRSGEQVWVETDVELGSMVITEGAPKLRPGSRVAGARGDKS, from the coding sequence ATGGGAAAGATCATCACCACCTTGGCATCGATTGTAATTTTAGGTGCCGCCTATATCCTGACGTTTGGTGCCCCGATGTCGATCCAGAATCTTTTGGGATTAGATGTTTCTGAGGAACAGGATACGGCGAGTAAGGAAACTGGCCAAAGGACACGTGGTGCAGCCAAGACCACGGTTGTGATGGAATCTCTTGAAGCTAAACCCTACACCTTGGTATTGCGCACCATTGGTACGGCCAAATCAGCGCGCAGCGTTGATATTGTATCCAGCAAGACTGGTGAAGTTTCCAAGGTAATGTTGGCGCCCAATAGTAAGGTTCAGGCGGGAGATTTGCTCGTGCAGTTAGATGACCGCACCGAACTTTTGGCCTTAAACCTAGCGAAAGCTGAAAACGATCAGGCACAAGAGGCCTTTGCCCGCTTTCAAAAACTGAAAAACTCTGGGAACTTGGTCACAACCACAGCGGTGGAGGAATCCGAAACGGCTGCCCGTTTGGCAAAAGCTAATTTAGACACGGCAGAAACCGAACTAGAGGGCCGCAAAATATTGGCCACAATCGATGGCACACTGGGTCTCAGTGATATTCAACCGGGTGATTATCTAACCCCAGGCGTAGCGATCGTTACCATTGACGATTCCAGCGAAATCATCGCTGAATTTGAGGTTCCTGAGCGCTCGATCGCCTTGCTGAGTATTGGCAAGACGGTGCTGGTTGGGACACCTACTTATGCTGGACGGGTATTTAAAGGTGAGGTTATTGCCTTTGATACCAAGCTCGACAGCACTTCGCGCAGTGCCACTGTGCGGGCGCAAATCGATAATTCGGACGGTGCCCTGATTGCTGGAATGACTTTCGCCGTACGGATGATTGAACGAACAGACCCACTCCCTGTCGTCCCTGCAACAGCTATCACTTGGGGCCGCGGCGGTGCAAGCATCTGGGTCTCAGATGAAGGGGAAGCATCGAAACATGGCGTCGCCATACGTTACCGTTCAGGCGAACAGGTATGGGTAGAAACCGACGTAGAATTGGGATCAATGGTCATCACCGAAGGCGCCCCAAAACTACGCCCAGGATCGCGCGTTGCTGGTGCGCGGGGTGATAAATCATGA
- a CDS encoding ABC transporter substrate-binding protein — translation MSLRKTLYAGAFVGSMFAFGSQAHAACGDVSITEMDWDSARVVTAVSKFILEQGYGCKLTIVPSASTPALASVSETGEPDILTEIWTNAAPAYEPLIKDKKIEELTEVLSDGGVEGWWIPNYLLEKHPELATIEGIVKNPELVGGRFHNCPVGWTCQVVNTNMALGAKLKENGIEDFIHGSGETLAASIGSAFAAKEPWFGYYWAPTSILGKYPMTLVNLGEHSAEGHACNSKEECATPFVGAYPKSIVTTVVSTSFGKSHPDIKELMSKVSFTNEQMGTILAWKEDNKASADEAAAHYLTTYSDVWKNWLNEDASKKLGALFNL, via the coding sequence ATGTCTTTAAGAAAAACACTTTACGCCGGCGCTTTTGTTGGTTCGATGTTCGCTTTTGGCTCTCAGGCACATGCTGCTTGCGGAGATGTTTCAATCACAGAAATGGACTGGGATTCTGCGCGCGTTGTAACCGCTGTATCTAAATTCATTTTGGAACAAGGCTATGGCTGCAAACTAACGATTGTCCCATCAGCAAGCACCCCTGCCCTTGCCTCTGTCTCTGAGACGGGTGAGCCAGATATTCTAACTGAAATTTGGACAAACGCAGCGCCTGCCTACGAACCATTGATTAAAGACAAAAAGATCGAAGAACTGACTGAAGTTCTCTCTGACGGTGGTGTTGAAGGATGGTGGATTCCAAACTATCTACTCGAAAAACACCCAGAGCTTGCAACGATTGAAGGTATTGTGAAAAACCCAGAACTTGTTGGCGGTCGTTTCCACAACTGTCCTGTTGGTTGGACATGCCAAGTCGTCAACACAAACATGGCGCTTGGTGCCAAGTTGAAAGAAAACGGCATCGAAGATTTCATCCACGGTTCGGGTGAAACACTTGCAGCTTCTATTGGTTCAGCATTCGCTGCGAAAGAACCTTGGTTCGGCTACTACTGGGCACCAACATCAATCCTTGGCAAATATCCAATGACATTGGTGAATTTGGGTGAACACAGCGCAGAAGGCCATGCCTGCAACAGTAAAGAAGAATGCGCGACGCCGTTTGTTGGCGCTTATCCAAAAAGCATCGTCACAACCGTTGTGTCCACGTCATTTGGCAAGTCACACCCCGACATCAAGGAACTTATGAGCAAAGTAAGTTTTACCAATGAGCAAATGGGTACGATTCTCGCTTGGAAAGAAGACAACAAAGCATCCGCAGATGAAGCGGCTGCCCATTACCTAACAACTTACTCAGATGTTTGGAAAAACTGGTTGAATGAAGATGCATCAAAAAAATTGGGTGCACTGTTTAATCTATAA
- the parE gene encoding DNA topoisomerase IV subunit B, with product MSAEKFQDLFSSVPADITDLPPATPAAPEPAPKSTPETAADVTPAAEPQSAPQAKAPTPKAAKPSLPKATPAASKLKASAEGDYTAADIEVLEGLEPVRRRPGMYIGGTDEKALHHLFAEVIDNSMDEAVAGHASWIEVELHDDGSLSITDNGRGIPIDPHPKFKDKSALEVIMTTLHAGGKFDSNVYETSGGLHGVGISVVNALSDRLVVEVARNKTLYRQTFSRGIAQGGIENLGAVHNRRGTKVLFHPDAEIFGPRAKFSPATLMRMTRSKAYLFGGVEIRWTCAPERLGDNDPTPQKATFHFPGGLADFLSEKLGSEKKVIDEPFAGKTPKVSGHGAVEWAVAWFAGDGYVNSYCNTIPTPEGGTHETGLRTTLLRGLKNYAELTGNKKGSLITSDDIMTSSAAMLSVFVREPEFVGQTKDKLATTEASRIVENAVRDQFDHWLTGSPNQANRLLEWVVDRAEERLKRRQEREINRKSAVRKLRLPGKLADCSQNSAAGSEIFIVEGDSAGGSAKQGRNRKNQAILPLRGKILNVANAGRDKLASNQQLTDLMQALGCGTGSRYREDDLRYERVIIMTDADVDGAHIAALLITFFFQETPDLVRNGHLFMAVPPLYRISQGGKTLYARDDMHKDELLEKEFNGRGKIDIGRFKGLGEMLPAQLKETTMDPSKRTLLRVEIVDHADGETADAVNRLMGNKPEARFNFIQENAEFVDDLDI from the coding sequence ATGAGTGCAGAAAAATTTCAAGACCTATTTTCTAGTGTCCCAGCGGATATTACGGATTTACCGCCAGCAACGCCGGCGGCACCTGAACCTGCGCCTAAATCTACACCTGAGACGGCCGCTGACGTGACACCTGCGGCTGAACCGCAAAGCGCGCCGCAAGCTAAGGCGCCTACGCCAAAAGCAGCAAAACCAAGTCTACCAAAAGCCACCCCTGCAGCCAGCAAACTTAAAGCAAGCGCTGAGGGCGATTATACGGCGGCTGATATTGAGGTTTTGGAAGGTCTGGAACCAGTTCGCCGTCGCCCAGGCATGTATATTGGCGGTACAGACGAAAAAGCGCTGCATCACCTATTTGCTGAAGTCATCGACAATTCAATGGATGAGGCAGTTGCAGGCCATGCAAGCTGGATTGAAGTTGAGCTTCATGATGATGGTTCTCTCTCCATCACTGATAACGGTCGCGGCATTCCAATCGACCCACATCCAAAATTTAAAGATAAGTCTGCGCTCGAAGTCATCATGACCACGCTTCACGCAGGTGGTAAGTTTGATTCCAACGTTTATGAGACATCCGGTGGTTTGCACGGCGTTGGTATTTCCGTTGTAAACGCGCTTTCAGACCGCTTGGTCGTTGAAGTTGCCCGTAACAAAACGCTCTATCGCCAAACCTTCTCGCGCGGTATTGCTCAAGGCGGCATCGAAAATCTAGGCGCAGTGCATAACCGTCGTGGCACCAAGGTGTTGTTCCACCCAGACGCTGAGATATTTGGACCACGCGCTAAGTTCTCTCCTGCCACCCTCATGCGCATGACGCGCTCTAAAGCTTATTTGTTTGGTGGCGTAGAAATTCGCTGGACATGTGCGCCCGAACGCCTTGGCGACAATGACCCAACGCCTCAAAAAGCGACATTCCACTTCCCCGGCGGCTTGGCAGACTTCTTGTCTGAGAAGCTTGGCAGCGAGAAAAAAGTTATAGACGAACCGTTCGCGGGCAAAACACCAAAAGTAAGCGGTCACGGCGCTGTTGAATGGGCCGTCGCATGGTTTGCTGGTGATGGCTATGTCAATTCATATTGCAACACCATCCCAACACCCGAAGGCGGCACCCATGAGACCGGCCTTCGCACAACATTGCTGCGCGGATTGAAAAACTACGCAGAACTAACCGGCAATAAAAAGGGTTCGCTCATCACCAGTGATGACATCATGACCTCAAGTGCCGCCATGCTTTCCGTTTTCGTACGCGAACCTGAATTCGTTGGCCAAACCAAAGACAAACTCGCCACCACAGAAGCAAGCCGTATCGTTGAAAACGCTGTACGCGACCAATTCGACCATTGGCTCACAGGCTCACCTAATCAAGCAAATCGATTGCTTGAATGGGTGGTCGATCGCGCCGAAGAACGGTTGAAACGCCGTCAAGAACGCGAAATCAACCGTAAGTCAGCCGTTCGCAAACTTCGCCTACCGGGGAAACTGGCCGACTGTAGCCAAAACTCTGCGGCAGGCTCTGAAATATTCATCGTGGAGGGCGATTCTGCGGGTGGTTCTGCCAAGCAAGGCCGCAACCGGAAGAACCAAGCGATCCTGCCACTGCGGGGTAAAATCTTGAACGTTGCCAATGCAGGCCGCGATAAACTGGCAAGTAATCAGCAGCTCACAGACCTTATGCAAGCCCTTGGTTGTGGAACAGGCTCCAGATACCGCGAAGATGACCTGCGCTACGAGCGCGTTATCATCATGACAGATGCAGACGTGGATGGAGCGCACATTGCCGCCCTGCTCATCACCTTCTTCTTCCAAGAAACACCCGACCTTGTGCGCAATGGCCACCTGTTCATGGCCGTGCCACCGCTTTATCGCATCAGCCAAGGCGGCAAAACGCTTTATGCCCGCGATGACATGCACAAAGATGAGTTGCTGGAAAAGGAATTCAACGGTCGCGGTAAAATAGATATTGGTCGCTTTAAGGGTCTTGGCGAAATGCTGCCAGCTCAGCTTAAAGAAACCACTATGGACCCAAGCAAACGCACCTTGCTTCGCGTTGAAATTGTTGACCATGCCGATGGCGAAACAGCCGACGCCGTCAATCGCCTCATGGGCAACAAACCAGAAGCACGCTTCAACTTCATTCAGGAAAATGCTGAATTTGTTGATGACCTCGATATTTAA